CCGGCTACAACGACGTAAGTGGTGCCGTtgtcgtcgatgtcgacgGGTACCCGCGCTTCCTGACGCctcaggaagaagaggatagaAAGGATACTCTGCAGCGAGCTGTAAGGGAACGGATGATGGGGCTGCCGCGACGGACGGACTTTAATTGGGAGGCATCAGATGGGCCGGTTTTGCCCCGGTATGAGTGTGAGCCACCTACTGGGGCTGTGGGCGTTCcggctggtgttgctggtggtgggaaGTGATGTCGTGGAATTTAAGGAAGTCATTGTCGAGAGGGACCAAAGGAATTGGGACGGATTTCGGTGGCGTTTACATACTTGACAATTACACTTGCAATTATTTTACATTTATTTACGAGATATGACTTACGATACCTAGCAACCAGTCCAATGCAACAAATTGCGCTGATATAATGCTTGCTTGCTCTATACTTCGGTGCTATGTACTTTTAAACCTTAATCAACTCCATATCTACCCTAGTTCCAAACCAATATAGTCTATCTCATCACGAAAAAGACTGAGGAGCCATTCAGCTTCTGAAAAGCCTCAACCCaccctcaacatcatcctcactctcctctccaCCATCAGCCCCACCCCGTCGAAcaacatcctcttcatcctcactccCCTCCCCAAGCATCCCACTCGCCGTGCGTCCTAGCAGACTAGCAAAGAACTCATCCCTCGCATGTCTCGTCCACGCCCCGCGCTCCTCAGGCGCCATGAAATTCTGCAGTTTCTCATGCACATCGAAGCGCATCTTGCGCCCCTTAGATGCGCGCGTGTCCACGTCCCGCTTCACTTTGTCCTTGCGCATACCCGTCACATGGTGCACGTTGCGCGACGGCAGGAGGTGCAGCGTGTCCAGGCCGTTTGTGATCGCGTCCGAGGAGGACATGCGCTGCTCGACGAGTTCGCGGAGAAGGGATTGGTAGAAGACGCTGTCGTCGTAAATATCTACCTGTTCAGCCGTTTCACCATTTGTAGTTGGGGTAACTGAGGCGTTGCGCGCCCGCTTAGCGCTGCGGAGATCCGCCGTCTCGGATGCAACGTGGGCGTCTAGCACGGCGGTGATGGTTTGCTGCTTCCCGGATGCGGAGCCGAGGAGCTTCGTCTTTGAGTTTGCGAGGGTTGTGGCGTTTGCGCCGCGGACCTTGAGGGACCATTTGTCGAGCACTGCGCGGCGGTGCGTGACGGAGTCGGACTCGAGATCTGCCATGCGTTTCCAaagggaggaggttgaggtgcttggtgttgctggggatGGGCGTTTGCGCTTCTTGGACTCGTCTGTGGTTTGGGCGTCGACCAGGGTGAGGCGGAGGTCTTCGAGGGTGGACCAGAGGGTGAGGGCGGCGGATTCGGCGGATTTGAAGGCGTCCGTGTCGGCATCAACGTCGGGCTGGGCTTCCgttagttggttggttgCCGTGAGGCCCTTTTGGAGCTTGATGCGAGCGTTGAGAAGGGCGTCGAATGCTGAGCGTTGTTGTTTGACGGCTCGGCCTTTTGTTGCGTCCGCTTTGGAGGCTcgcgagatggaggctgcgaTGGTCTTTTGGTCCGTGGCCATTAGCTGGCGGAGTTGTTCGCGGTCGTCGGATTTGGCGTCGTCGAACTGCACTCGGCGTTTGGATGGCTTTGCagtttcctcgtcttcctcttcctcttcctcatcttcgtcgtcctcctcatcctcgtcttcgtcggactcttcctcgtcaaattcttcctcgtcctcctcactaTCTTCTGACCCGTCCATCTCCaaatcatcctcatccagtCGACCCTTTTTGCTGACAGCCTTGGATTTGCGCGGCCTCTCCACTTCACTTTCTTCGGAaatgtcctcctcatcgtcgtcgcttACATCGTCATCACCCTCACTCTCTTCATCGCCCGAGCGTTCTTTGAACGGATCATCATCGCTCTCCTCTTCAAGAGCATCCCGGCTAACTCGCGAACCGGCATATTGTTTCCCTAACGAGACGGGGTCCTCGTTGCGAAGTTTCGCTTTCCTAGTAGCAATTAACACAGTGCCGCAAAGTCATTCCCAATGGATAAACTAACCCAACAGCTTGGTAGTGCTCCCTGCCGGCACtggcatccttctcgtctgCCTCTTCATCGCTGGAATTCCCACCGCGCTCGATATCCTCAGGATCAAAGTCTAATCGGTCAGCCATGACTTTGAACCAGAAGTCTCAAAAGTCCAGATAAATACCTCGTGGTGTAAGGTCCTCCAAGTCAGCAATCTGCTCTGCCAGCGATTTTGGCGCCATTTTCTATGCAAAAGCGAATGCTCGTGAGCAAATTTGTCTGGAGAAATTATTTTTCTGCCGCGACAATATTTTCGAGCAATCAGGAGGCGGTGAGGCAAAGCTAACCACTTCGACAAGTCGGAGCGCTCTCGGAGCTCTCAATTGGGGCTATTCTGCCGGCGGTGAGAACTTATCGTCGGCAGTATTGTGGGTTCGGCCTCAGGCTCGCCGTTGCTTCTCCTCACGACATCAACTTTCGCAGAAGATGAGTGTACAACGGAGGTTGTTTTCGACATTTCAATGTCTGCGACATGATAATCCGCTGGTTTGTTTCCCTGAGTCAGTATCAGTTGACACCGATTTAATCAAACACAGGGCCTCCCGCGCTCCGGCACCCCGCCGCCATTTCCCCGTCGCGGCCGCGGCCTGCCAGAGAAGCGCAAGATTCGCGATGTGAAGAAGGTCATTGCTGTCTCCTCCGCGAAAGGAGGAGTAGGGAAATCGACCATCGCTGGTGTGTACCTTCGTATCTCTATTCGAAGTCAAGCTCACCTCTAACCCGACAGTGaatctcgccctctccttcgCCCGCCGCGGCATCCGCACCGGAATCCTCGACACAGATATCTTTGGCCCATCTATACCTACGCTCCTCAATCTCTCTGGCGAACCCCGGTTAGACGATAGTACGTATCTCACAATATGGAGTAACTCCGTCTCCTCAGTTCTAGCTAACTTCGTAACTAGAAAACTGCCTCATCCCCCTAACAAACTACGGCCTAAAGTCCATGTCAATGGGCTacctcctcccaccaccccccgAACAACCCAACCAAACCGACATCCAGCGCCAACCAATGGACACAACCCCTATCTCCTGGCGTGGTCTTATGGTCACAAAGGCCATGCATCAACTACTGCACTCTGTATCCTGGGGTCCGCTGGACGTGCTATTCCTCGATCTACCACCAGGAACCGGAGATGTACAGCTCACAATAAACCAGGAGATCATCCTCGATGGTGCAGTTATCGTAACGACGCCGCAGGATATCGCTCTGCGGGACGCGGTGCGCGGGTTTGGGATGTTCCAGCGCATGGATGTCCCTGTATTAGGAATGGTGCGGaacatggccttcttcgcgtGTCCGGAGTGTGGGACCAAGACGAAGATTTTCTCGGCTGGTCTGCATGACAAGCATGGCCATgatcatggccatggtggcgAGGCGGATTGGGGCGTGTTGGCGGAGTGCAAACGGCTTGGGGTGGATTTTTTGGGTGATATCCCGCTTGATGCGAGGGTTTGTGAGGATGCCGATCGTGGTGTGCCGACTGTTGTTGCGGAAGAAGGGGACAGGAGCGTAAGGAGGGAGGCTTTTACGGATGTGGCGGAGAAGGTCGCTAAGAAGGTTGGCATTGAGTGGTAGATTGCCTGTCTGTGTTATATATTAGGCATtgtatactattatattaaaccACTAAACGAGATTAGCTCACTATATATCCCACTGAAACTCCATTACGGCAAAACTACAATACGTAACTTCACTCACAAGAGCTGCAGATGGTCTTGGATGACTCGTGGAGACATAGTCTATAGCATGCAATAGTATCAATCCTTCCTATTAGGGCTCATATTATTCTCCCTTCCTACTACCTTCAAGTCATCCTATTCGTCTCATATTTTCACTCGTATATTCTGTACGCCGTCTCGCAGCTCGAATCGGAAGCCGCTCTGAACTCTCGATATTCTATCCTCAGTCCACGGTCAGTCCACCCAATTTAGGCTTTAACAGCCGACAGAACCTAACTTTGCCAGTCACCGTCTGGAAATATTTAATGAAACCAGAGATGCCCCTGATCCAGAGAGCTACCAGccctccagcacctccatACTCTTAGCGAAAACAACCTTCTCGTTGGTTTTTCTAACACCATGGGCTGCCGGATGTATCTCAGCCCTGAGGAACTCATCCAACTTCGCCAAAAGCAGCTCGATGAAGTAAGACAAAAGCTCTCAGAATTACACCGAAAGCTTGAAGATATAAGCGCCGAGCTCGACAAAATCAAGAGAAGGTCTGGTACGCATGCTATTCGGGTCCAGTACAGCAGTGACAGATGGCCTAGCCAGGTACGATACGAAACAAATCATTCTTAGCTGGGCAAATACCCGGTACTCAGTATTAAAATCTGACAATTTGCTTCAGGACCGACATGGCCCAGATCAGGAAGGTCGGATGCGAAACAGCGAGACTGAGGGACCAATGCCTCCCCTTTTGGAACCCGACGGATAGGCGGAATCACCTTTAAATTCTCAGGTAGTTGATGACGGTTCTAATTCAATTGCTATTGATGTGCTGTTTCCATGAGTTGATGTCACTTTGAATGGACAATAAACAGATTAGAGGGCGACTTGTGTTGCTGCGTACGGTGAGCGCCGAACAGTGAAATGAAACAACTTCTCTTTCTATACTACTCCCAAGCGGATCATCGCCTGCACGCGGACATATACTACCTCTAGTATGGCCATGCGCAATGTGCCGATCTTCGTTCTGAACCAAGGTACTGCGGTTAATCAAGGCTAGGGCTGGCGACAAAGACTTGCCGACGTCAGGAGCTTCGCCATCCAACTGTGTTGAATTGGCGAGCGCCGTTTCCCGAGTGGCGCACTTGCCGAGCTCGCTGGAATTTGCCGAGTGCTCGCCCAATCGGCCAGTCAACGATCCAGCGTAAGCTTACCTCGCTTCCATAGACGGTTCATTATCCCCTGCATGTTGGAGGCCCCGACTTTCCGGGGAGCGCCAGTAATCATGATGGGGTTACCAGGGGTTGAACTTAAGAGGCAGCTGTGCCCCAGATTTTGTTTCAGTAACCAACCGTCTACCCACACATAAACTCCCACGATGCAGAGCTCAGGTAAGCCCCGATAAGTAACAAGGCCTGGTAGAGTAAATGTTAAGGTAGTCAGGTCCACAATGCAATGCCCTTCATGGCATCGTCAACCAATACCGCCCGGACATGGCGCCCTATGAGGCCATCTACCGCGAAATACACAGTGACCCCGAGCTCTCGgggcaggagaaggagacctcCTCACTCGTCGCCAACCATCTCCGAAAACAGGGTTTCGAGGTGCACATTAATATCGGCGGGTATGGCGTCGCCGGCATCCTGCGAAACGGGCCAGGTCCTACCGTGCTGCTCCGCGCCGACATGGACGCACTCccgatggaggagaaaacAGGGCTGGAGTATGCTAGTAAAAGAACCGTCCGGAACAAGGACGCCAGAGAGGTCCCCGTGATGCATGCATGCGGACACGATACCCATGTTACGGGCCTGCTGGGCGGCTCGGAGCTGCTCCATGCCGCACGAGACCAGTGGAGCGGAGCCCTGGTCGTGATCTTTCAGCCGTCGGAGGAGGAACTGAACGGCGCCCGCGCGATGCTCGACGATGGGCTCTATGACAAAATCCCCAAGCCGGATATTGTCCTCGCGCAGCACGTTGTCCGCATGAAGGCCGGGACGGTTGCCGTTCGGCCAGGGCGGCTACTAACGGCCACAGACGCCTTTGACGTGCGCATCTTTGGTCGTGGCGGTCACGGCTCTTCACCACAGATGTGCGTTGATCCGATTGTCATCGGTGCCTCGATCGTCATGCGCCTGCAGAGCATCGTTAGCCGCGAGATCACACCGGGGGAGCTGGCCATTGTCAGCTGCGGGAGTATCCAAGCGGGCCACGCGCCGAACATCATACCAGACCAGTGCGATCTTAAACTAAGTCTGCGGTCCTACGAGCCGAGGGTCCGGAAACGACTGTGCACAGCGGTCAAACGGATCATCGAAGCAGAGTGTGCAGCATCGGGGGCAACAGAGAAGCCGCAAATCACGCATACCATCAACGCCCCGGCAACTAACAACGATGAAGAAACGGTAaaggagctgcagaagacgtTTGGGTCCTATTTCGGAGACAACCTGGTGGAAACGGAACCCGCGACGGCGAGCGAGGACTTTTCATTGCTGGCGACAGCTGTCGGGGCGCCGTATGTCATGTGGCTGTTTGGAGGAATTGAGGCGGAGAAATGGGACGATGCTGTTTCGAGAGATGCAATAGATGAGCTGCCTGGTAACCACTCGCCGTTCTTTGGACCGGATATGAAACCTACGCTGAAAACTGCGGTGGATGCGATGGCCGTTGGGGCGCTGACTTTTTTGAAGACGAAGTGTTTGAATTAGCATAAAGACATTCAATAGCagaattaatattttcttaCTACTTGCTCTTCCAGCATATGCTATTGATACCTCCGCTGCCCTTGTAAAGATTTCAGACATCTTGTACTGTTGGCAAGGAATATTCCGCGTTTCTTTGGCCATTACATGTCCCGTAGGTTATATAATATCCGATGAATATGCTTAAGCCAAAGTTCTTTgaatggaggatgaaggataGAAACAGATGAATAAGTTGGGAGTTGCAGACTTGAGTGTTGGTTGAAGCAAACAGAAGCAGCTGAGTTAGCGCCTGAGGCAGGTTACAAACTGCCTCATTCATGAACTTCTTGACCAACTTCACTTTCTATCAGTATCTTGTTTTAGCCTGTTAACTCGTCAATCCAGTCCCATCTCGATCAATCCAATTTGACCCCAAGTTTCGCAGAGCTCAAGTTTGCTTCATAGACCTCAAACAAACCACATATGCCTATCTTCACATTTGACTGCAATGATCCCCAATGATGATGTTCTATGGTCCATTCAGTGAATGCTGAAGCTGAGGATACCTCTCGCTGCCACTGACAAACCACACCACAACACACCAACCAAAACAATCATCTTCGTCATTTACGCGTCTTCCATTCCACCAGAAAGTTTTTATTCACGCCGCCCATGTCGAGCTAGCCAATCTACTCAATGCAAAATGCCAAACCTCAATATCCGAGAATGGCCCCGGCAGCTCTTCCACTTCATCACGGTAAACacccaacatcaacaccgaatCCGATAACACCAACTAACCAACCAAACCGCCAGGCCTACCGCCCATTCTACAACCTGCTGCTAGCATTCTACACCATGATGGACATGTTCTGGCTCGGCTGGGACGGCACAGACCCTGCGTACTTTTCGGCTGTTCTGAACGACTACGCCGAGTTGGTTATCTTGGAGGGGTTACATGGTTTCGGTGCTTTTGCCGAGTTGGGTGGTGCGGGTTTCTGGGATGgtttcgaggatgaggacatggatggctttgatgaaTTCGATGAGTTTGAGGATGATTATCGATAACCTACATTTCTACTTACCTCTGCGCTCGGGAGATGGATGGTATTCATGGCTGCGATGAACCTGTTGGTTCGAGATGGGAGGAACGGCCGGGATACGTCTGTGAGGCTGGACTGCAATTTCTTGTTCGTGGAATGGATATTGCTCGTCATTTGGTTGTGGCCATTGGACGATGGGCATTTGTTTAGAATTTGCTGGGTCTTATCAGATGACATATGTTGCTTTAGTATTGTGCATTGTAGGATATTTATAGATAGGTTCTGTCCTAAATTAAGATGAGAAAGAACGTATACATACGAAACTTCCCTCAACTGACAAAGGAGGTTGTTTCTGACGTGCTTTTCTAGCAGCTCTACGATTTACCAAACTTGTCCAGTTACACTTGAATGGAAGCAAaaacaaatatatatttttggGCAATTCCAAGAATCTCCGAGAAGCTGTGTAACGTGTTTTGGTCACACGTGTTGCCTCGTATTGAAGTCcaaatataaatagaatagCACTCGATCAAATTTGGCAATTTAACGACTCGAGGATCTGCGTTTCCTCGTGTTTTCTGGAGACATTGAGTTTGTCTAAATTTGGGTGTCCCTGAGCGGGCCGGGACCGAGTGCAATACTTGGCAACTTTGGCATACGGGTTGGAACTCCGCAAAGTTGCGAAAAACCCGATGACGATTTCGATATTATCGCTTACCCCTGCGCAAGAGCAGATTACCCCTGAAATGATTATTACGGAGtattttgttgttggtttcctCTAGAAACACTGCCCCGTGGCTTTGACGACGGTCCCGTATACCGGTAGTAGGGCTGCAGGTGGGACCCGTGTGTATATCCACTTTGGCACTGACTGAATAAAAAATACCATCAAGTTATCAACTAATTGAACGTGGCTAATCATAGCCTTGCGATCAAGTCTCACGCTTACCAATTGAGGTAGcccggctgctgctgaaaGGGTCAAAAAGAGTGCGCCGGCAGCAGCTCGCAGCCTCTTGCCGGGTTTGGCCGTAGCATGATCTAATTCTGGCTAATTCTGGCAGTTGAGGGGTGTGCGTGATCTGCTTGGGGGCCAGAAGATCATGGGCGAGAGAAACTCTGGAGCCTACCTTGATGGTCGAGAGTTGACAGAGGGAAAGAGGCCAGATATCGACAGTTTAGGGGTCGGACGAAGTATTTTTAGATGTACTTGTTAGCCCATGAGTGGTCGAGCCTAGAACACGAGATCAATGAAGATCCAATGACCGAGGGGGTTCCGTTGCACTGGAAGCGTAACGCCCAGGGGAAGATACTGTGTCGGCGCTTTCCATGGGGTTCAAAGAGTTTCAGTTTATACTGACTGAGGCAGAAAGTATTGGGTGTGCGTTTCGTATGAGAAAGCGCGAAACATCCGGGCGCTAGAAGCTTGTGCGAGAAGAGAGGATGACATGCGTTGAAGCTCACGTTTCGCCTCGCGCGCGTCAAGCATGACATCGAATCTTACATCAGGGACGAACTTCTCGCAGACTGAGTATTGACGTGCATGAGATGGTGTGCATTGGTTTCCGTGACGCCAGAGGCTTGCTCGTAAGAAGACCAACATCGTTGTAACTTAGACTGTGGCTGGAGCGTTGGCTGGAGAGTACGAGGGAGCGAAAGAGAGTCGAGAACTGGCGCAAAGGGGCTGAGTCGCAGCCACTAAGTGGAGCCACTTGAGGCTGAACTCGAGGCTGAGACGGTAAGCCGTCAAACAGTAAGCACAGGCACAGGGTCCGCCCGCCCAGTGGTTCCTCCCGAGCTGTTATCTTACGAGTATTGGTTTTGACAGCTTGATCCTAGCGCTCGGTCCACAATCTGTGACGGCCAGAATACGTGAATCCAGAATACCATTATTCTTAGAATGCACGAAAATAGACAGATGTTGGTACCGACAGAACGGATCAGACATTCATCGTCTCAGAATGATGGTCGCGCAGAGGCGAGCGGCTGTGGAGCGAATGGGACTGTTTGTCGCCAGAGCTGCAGCGAGGCTCACGAACCAACCGATGAGATCGATGGAAATCGCGATATGTGCAAGGTTGATTTCCGATAACAAAGAGGTGAACCGGCCAGCCTGGGATTACAGGCAGCAGGAACTGGATAGTAACACAGAGGGTGTGGCTCAGGTTGCTGCTAACGGGATCGGGAAGAGAATGAGGCGCAGATACGAGGGTGAGCCACAAAGAGGCTTTCTTCAGCGGTGACTCCTCGACGCCGACTACTGGGAAGGGCATAGCGGACAAGAGCAGTTGACCGACTGAAGGGAGCAGAAAGCAGGGATTTGACCAATCAGGGTGTCGGCAGGTCCTCCAAAGAGCGAGAACGAGCAGAAAGAGACGGAGAGCACAGCCTGCAGCTAAGGAATAGCACGGCACTAAGCGGCACTAAGTTAGTGCCTCGAGTCATCCGCCCCAGGCAGCCATCCGCCGCTACTGTAGGAACTCTCTCTGCTTTGCGTGCACTGctccctccttcaccgtGTCTCCTGTGACCAATGCTGTCATTCCAATCTTTCGTCCGCGACTGGGGTGGGTGCTCCAGTGGAACCTGGATGCCTCCCGCACATCTATATAgttcccctccccctccccccccCATCCTCACTTCTTCTCATACCACAACACACCACAAACACTCAACCAGCACGCATACCAAACTCACCCATAACACTGGTGCTACGTTACTGCTATACTCTTGATACATCCACACATCAACACATCGACTGCTTCATTCACCACCGTCACGCTGTCGCCCTACGTATCGTCCCGTCTTTCCTGGCCGCCCTTCTCCATCCGGGAGACTCTATATCGTCGCAGCGTCCCTGCCACGACCACCATCCCCAAGCAACCCCGTCTACGACGAACATCCAGCATGCCTGCCCCTGTCATCGTCAACTCTCATCCCGTCCTCCCCGTGAGGGAGCTCGGGGCCGACGAGGAGTACGTCATGGAGTCTTTTGAGCGACACGCCGACCACTGTTACCAGTGCAACGACCCCTTCCGGACTCACCAGGAGGGCCGCCAGCTGTGTGACCG
This is a stretch of genomic DNA from Aspergillus puulaauensis MK2 DNA, chromosome 8, nearly complete sequence. It encodes these proteins:
- the BFR2 gene encoding AATF family protein (BUSCO:EOG09262WSH;~COG:K,U;~EggNog:ENOG410PKUD;~InterPro:IPR012617,IPR039223,IPR025160;~PFAM:PF08164,PF13339;~go_component: GO:0005634 - nucleus [Evidence IEA]), whose product is MAPKSLAEQIADLEDLTPRDFDPEDIERGGNSSDEEADEKDASAGREHYQAVGKAKLRNEDPVSLGKQYAGSRVSRDALEEESDDDPFKERSGDEESEGDDDVSDDDEEDISEESEVERPRKSKAVSKKGRLDEDDLEMDGSEDSEEDEEEFDEEESDEDEDEEDDEDEEEEEEDEETAKPSKRRVQFDDAKSDDREQLRQLMATDQKTIAASISRASKADATKGRAVKQQRSAFDALLNARIKLQKGLTATNQLTEAQPDVDADTDAFKSAESAALTLWSTLEDLRLTLVDAQTTDESKKRKRPSPATPSTSTSSLWKRMADLESDSVTHRRAVLDKWSLKVRGANATTLANSKTKLLGSASGKQQTITAVLDAHVASETADLRSAKRARNASVTPTTNGETAEQVDIYDDSVFYQSLLRELVEQRMSSSDAITNGLDTLHLLPSRNVHHVTGMRKDKVKRDVDTRASKGRKMRFDVHEKLQNFMAPEERGAWTRHARDEFFASLLGRTASGMLGEGSEDEEDVVRRGGADGGEESEDDVEGGLRLFRS
- a CDS encoding Mrp/NBP35 family ATP-binding protein (COG:D;~EggNog:ENOG410PJTC;~InterPro:IPR019591,IPR027417,IPR033756;~PFAM:PF01656,PF10609) encodes the protein MSVQRRLFSTFQCLRHDNPLGLPRSGTPPPFPRRGRGLPEKRKIRDVKKVIAVSSAKGGVGKSTIAVNLALSFARRGIRTGILDTDIFGPSIPTLLNLSGEPRLDDKNCLIPLTNYGLKSMSMGYLLPPPPEQPNQTDIQRQPMDTTPISWRGLMVTKAMHQLLHSVSWGPLDVLFLDLPPGTGDVQLTINQEIILDGAVIVTTPQDIALRDAVRGFGMFQRMDVPVLGMVRNMAFFACPECGTKTKIFSAGLHDKHGHDHGHGGEADWGVLAECKRLGVDFLGDIPLDARVCEDADRGVPTVVAEEGDRSVRREAFTDVAEKVAKKVGIEW
- a CDS encoding putative zinc metallopeptidase (COG:E;~EggNog:ENOG410PISA;~InterPro:IPR002933,IPR011650,IPR017439,IPR036264;~MEROPS:MER0002007;~PFAM:PF01546,PF07687;~go_function: GO:0016787 - hydrolase activity [Evidence IEA]); the protein is MQSSGPQCNALHGIVNQYRPDMAPYEAIYREIHSDPELSGQEKETSSLVANHLRKQGFEVHINIGGYGVAGILRNGPGPTVLLRADMDALPMEEKTGLEYASKRTVRNKDAREVPVMHACGHDTHVTGLLGGSELLHAARDQWSGALVVIFQPSEEELNGARAMLDDGLYDKIPKPDIVLAQHVVRMKAGTVAVRPGRLLTATDAFDVRIFGRGGHGSSPQMCVDPIVIGASIVMRLQSIVSREITPGELAIVSCGSIQAGHAPNIIPDQCDLKLSLRSYEPRVRKRLCTAVKRIIEAECAASGATEKPQITHTINAPATNNDEETVKELQKTFGSYFGDNLVETEPATASEDFSLLATAVGAPYVMWLFGGIEAEKWDDAVSRDAIDELPGNHSPFFGPDMKPTLKTAVDAMAVGALTFLKTKCLN
- a CDS encoding uncharacterized protein (TransMembrane:1 (o12-31i)), producing the protein MPNLNIREWPRQLFHFITAYRPFYNLLLAFYTMMDMFWLGWDGTDPAYFSAVLNDYAELVILEGLHGFGAFAELGGAGFWDGFEDEDMDGFDEFDEFEDDYR